A window of Acinetobacter sp. TR3 contains these coding sequences:
- a CDS encoding heavy metal sensor histidine kinase, whose translation MTRKLFNAISFRIAIIFSLSTVIILMIMGLVIHKLVMHHFEAQDRTQLEGKIQLIENLLEQNPSNSQELNLYLKDALIGHHDLIVQIERPTGQVIFSSAPSVIHPQALNKSKQDPWLEWKIKNKTYRGLIYKKTFDHNDSFISAQIIVGIDTSEHLHFLNDFRRQLLYIGFVGTICLMFLGWFAAWRGLRPVQQMAKVAEGISAQHLSERLEVENTPTELKSLAVAFNDMLDRLEAAVEKLSDFSSDLAHEIRTPINNLMTQTQVCLSRSRNINTYQEVLFSNLEEFEHLARMVSDMLFLAKAEHGLHLPNLQQVNLVKEVSALFDFYDAIAAEKGMSLEQSGSGSIKGDPLMLRRALSNLLSNAIKYGKSDSVIKITCQQNFDTTTFIIENESSPLSSEQLNRLFDRFYRTDVSRQRVEEGTGLGLAITKSILDVHGASIQATYNEGHISFKIIFKN comes from the coding sequence ATGACTCGTAAATTGTTTAATGCAATCAGCTTTCGTATAGCAATCATCTTTTCTCTTTCTACTGTTATCATCTTAATGATTATGGGGTTGGTTATTCACAAGCTCGTAATGCATCATTTTGAAGCTCAAGACCGAACTCAATTAGAAGGCAAAATTCAACTTATAGAGAATCTACTTGAACAGAACCCATCTAACTCTCAAGAACTAAATTTATATTTAAAAGATGCCTTAATTGGACATCACGATCTGATTGTTCAGATTGAACGTCCAACAGGTCAAGTTATTTTTAGCTCAGCACCATCAGTAATTCATCCCCAAGCACTCAACAAATCAAAACAAGATCCATGGCTTGAATGGAAAATTAAAAATAAGACTTATCGTGGCTTAATTTATAAAAAGACTTTTGATCATAATGACTCGTTTATATCAGCTCAGATTATTGTTGGAATCGATACCTCTGAGCATCTACATTTCTTAAATGACTTTAGACGTCAACTTTTATACATTGGATTTGTGGGTACAATTTGTTTAATGTTCTTAGGGTGGTTCGCAGCATGGCGAGGGCTACGTCCAGTACAACAAATGGCAAAAGTAGCAGAGGGTATCTCAGCCCAACATCTTTCTGAACGTTTAGAAGTCGAAAATACTCCAACCGAACTTAAATCACTGGCTGTCGCTTTTAATGATATGTTAGATCGGCTAGAAGCCGCAGTAGAAAAACTTTCAGATTTTTCATCTGATCTTGCTCATGAAATAAGAACACCTATTAACAATTTGATGACTCAAACTCAAGTATGTTTATCTCGTAGTCGAAATATTAATACTTATCAGGAAGTTCTATTTTCAAATTTAGAAGAGTTTGAGCATTTAGCTCGCATGGTCTCTGATATGCTATTTTTGGCAAAAGCAGAACATGGTCTACATTTACCTAACCTACAACAGGTTAATTTAGTTAAAGAAGTTTCAGCATTATTTGATTTTTATGATGCTATCGCTGCTGAAAAGGGAATGTCACTCGAACAGAGTGGTTCAGGTAGTATAAAAGGTGATCCTTTAATGCTACGCCGCGCTTTAAGTAATTTGTTATCGAATGCAATTAAATATGGCAAATCAGATTCGGTCATCAAAATCACATGCCAACAAAACTTTGATACAACAACATTCATCATTGAAAATGAAAGCTCCCCACTATCATCAGAACAACTTAATCGGTTATTCGATCGTTTTTATCGAACAGATGTATCTAGACAGAGAGTTGAAGAAGGTACTGGCCTTGGTTTAGCAATTACCAAATCTATTCTTGATGTGCATGGAGCTTCCATTCAAGCGACTTATAACGAGGGACATATTTCTTTTAAAATTATCTTTAAAAATTAG
- a CDS encoding FeoA family protein, with amino-acid sequence MNLFQVKQDQIVKIIDLKKGDQYQDKNDPVLERLELLGFRVGESLQVLAKGLFGGDAVLVQIETSRFALRKNEAERIFVEITNEH; translated from the coding sequence ATGAATTTATTTCAAGTAAAGCAAGACCAAATTGTAAAAATCATTGATCTTAAAAAGGGTGATCAGTATCAAGATAAAAATGATCCTGTTCTAGAGCGTTTAGAACTGCTGGGCTTTAGAGTAGGTGAATCCTTACAAGTACTTGCAAAAGGGCTTTTTGGTGGTGACGCCGTATTGGTTCAAATTGAAACCTCACGTTTCGCATTAAGAAAAAATGAAGCAGAACGAATTTTTGTAGAGATTACCAATGAACACTAA
- the feoB gene encoding ferrous iron transporter B — MNTKNIALVGNPNCGKTSLFNTLTGTRQKVANYAGVTVERKEGFFKLPSGDTVRVLDLPGTYSLKPSSLDEEVTRAVCFGELKGEVIPDIFVCVVDATNLHLHLSLVLEVRALNRPMLLVLNMMDEVRKRGISIDTSKLSQLLGIPVVESIAVKTKGIQGLLTQLDQKNLFISPYHSDLNHFDQIKDITKQVILKNDNGDKRTAILDKIFLHPFFGLLILTFTMFVMFQAVFIWAQPFIAFIENSITWFSGAVGPLISHQLLRSLIVDGVIAGAGSVLAYMPQILILFFFILVLEESGYLPRAAFLLDKLMSKAGLSGRSFIPLLSSFACAIPGIMATRSISSERDRLATIMIAPLMTCSARLPVYALLIAAFIPNKLVYGWLSLQGLVLFGLYMSGIVSALLVSLFLKLVRKDKTESIFIFELPTYRIPDVRNVALGLYDRATIFLKRVGGIIVALSILLWFLVTFPLPPDNPTMPPINYSIAGQLGHLIHPIFAPIGFTWEICIALIPAMAAREVIIAALGVIYAMSGDENAVTQTLLSQISGPDGWGLATGMSLLVWFIFAPHCLATLATIRRETGSWKQPTIMAIYLFSLAYLFSFITYQVVSRF; from the coding sequence ATGAACACTAAAAATATTGCACTCGTTGGTAATCCCAATTGCGGTAAAACATCACTTTTTAACACCCTCACAGGGACTCGTCAAAAAGTTGCTAATTATGCTGGGGTAACGGTAGAACGGAAAGAGGGTTTTTTTAAATTACCTTCTGGCGATACTGTACGAGTACTGGATTTACCTGGGACTTACAGTTTAAAGCCAAGTAGTTTAGATGAAGAAGTAACTAGAGCAGTCTGTTTTGGCGAGTTAAAAGGTGAAGTTATACCTGATATTTTTGTATGTGTTGTGGATGCTACGAATCTTCATCTTCATTTAAGTCTTGTACTTGAAGTCAGAGCTTTAAACAGACCAATGTTACTTGTTCTTAACATGATGGATGAGGTTAGAAAACGTGGTATCTCGATTGACACATCAAAATTATCTCAGCTCTTAGGTATTCCTGTTGTTGAATCGATAGCTGTAAAGACAAAAGGGATTCAGGGTTTATTAACGCAGTTAGACCAAAAAAATTTGTTTATTTCCCCTTATCATTCTGATCTAAATCATTTCGACCAAATCAAAGATATTACAAAACAGGTCATATTGAAGAATGATAATGGTGATAAACGAACGGCTATCTTAGACAAAATATTCTTACATCCATTTTTTGGATTATTAATATTGACCTTTACCATGTTTGTAATGTTTCAGGCTGTTTTCATTTGGGCACAACCCTTCATTGCATTTATTGAAAATTCGATTACATGGTTTAGTGGGGCTGTTGGACCTTTAATTTCGCACCAACTTCTAAGAAGTTTGATTGTTGACGGTGTGATTGCGGGTGCAGGTAGTGTGCTTGCCTATATGCCTCAAATTCTGATCTTATTTTTCTTTATTTTAGTTTTAGAGGAATCAGGTTACTTACCTAGAGCTGCCTTTTTGTTGGATAAACTGATGTCTAAAGCAGGCTTAAGTGGGCGTTCATTTATTCCGTTGCTTTCAAGCTTTGCCTGTGCCATCCCAGGAATTATGGCAACACGGAGTATCAGTTCTGAAAGAGATCGTTTGGCAACGATTATGATTGCACCTTTGATGACGTGTTCTGCACGATTACCTGTATATGCTTTGCTGATCGCTGCATTCATTCCAAACAAGTTGGTTTATGGTTGGCTCAGTTTACAAGGTCTAGTTCTGTTCGGGCTTTACATGTCAGGAATCGTATCCGCTTTATTGGTTTCTTTATTCCTGAAATTAGTAAGAAAAGATAAAACTGAAAGTATTTTCATTTTTGAATTACCTACATACCGTATTCCAGATGTTCGAAATGTAGCTTTGGGGCTTTATGATAGAGCGACTATATTCTTAAAAAGAGTTGGTGGAATTATTGTCGCACTTTCTATTTTATTATGGTTCTTGGTAACGTTCCCATTACCACCTGATAACCCAACAATGCCACCAATCAATTATAGTATTGCTGGACAGTTAGGACATCTAATCCATCCAATATTTGCTCCGATTGGATTTACGTGGGAAATTTGTATTGCTTTGATTCCTGCCATGGCAGCTCGTGAAGTGATTATTGCTGCATTAGGGGTAATCTATGCAATGTCTGGTGATGAGAATGCAGTTACCCAAACCTTATTATCTCAAATATCGGGTCCTGATGGATGGGGACTAGCGACAGGGATGTCACTATTGGTTTGGTTTATCTTTGCTCCACATTGTTTAGCAACATTGGCAACTATCAGAAGAGAAACAGGGAGTTGGAAACAGCCAACCATAATGGCCATCTATCTTTTCTCGTTGGCCTACTTATTCTCTTTCATAACTTATCAAGTTGTGAGTCGTTTTTAA
- a CDS encoding multicopper oxidase domain-containing protein produces the protein MSTKLTHVLLIGVGLFSSTWVVAAVKEYDLTIAEQTVNITGKPLKRITVNGKFVAPLLEFEEGDDAIIRVHNKLKKQDSSIHWHGLILPGIMDGVPGFNQFDGIAPNKTYEYKFKVRQNGTYWYHSHSKGQEQEGLYGPLVIYPKNRTPLTVAEKTDKDYVVLLSDFHDSTSDKIMNNLKKEADYYQNRRETVFDVFKQIKKDGLKATWQDRSMWNQMRMLKTDMSDVTKYTFLMNGKTPEQNWTGNFKTGEKVRLRFINASAMSFFDVRIPNLKMTVVSADGQPVKPVPVDEFRIGTAETYDVIVEPKQSNYQIEAESIDRSGFSVGSLHDENTPPINQIKMPKSRPRSLLTMEDMGMGHDMSSMAGMNHDMSSMKGMDHDMSSMTDSSKDQSMSGMNHDMSSMKGMDHDMSSMTDSSKDQSMSGMNHDMSSMKGMDHDMSSMTDSSKDQSMSGMNHGMQMTTSNAPTQEKNGDVVYGWANASTPVGQKALQYSDLQSLKPQPDTRAPEREMEIRLGGNMERYIWTINGKKFNETEPFKVKYGERIRLKFVNDSMMAHPMHLHGMFMQLENGQDPSNMPNKHTIIVPPGKTVTTLLTADELGEWAIHCHLLYHMAAGMMNKLIVANVDSNDDDTKSIVAQPQTSHEGVNQHAHH, from the coding sequence ATGTCTACAAAATTAACGCATGTCCTTTTAATAGGAGTCGGTTTATTTTCATCAACTTGGGTTGTGGCAGCAGTTAAAGAATATGATTTAACAATCGCTGAGCAAACGGTGAATATCACAGGTAAGCCTTTAAAACGAATTACGGTTAATGGGAAATTTGTTGCACCTCTTCTTGAGTTTGAGGAAGGTGATGATGCTATTATTCGTGTCCATAACAAGCTAAAAAAACAAGATTCTTCTATTCATTGGCACGGGTTAATTCTACCGGGCATCATGGATGGCGTACCCGGATTTAATCAGTTTGACGGTATTGCCCCTAATAAGACCTACGAATATAAGTTTAAGGTACGCCAAAATGGTACCTATTGGTATCATTCGCATAGTAAAGGTCAAGAACAAGAGGGCTTGTATGGTCCGTTAGTCATTTACCCCAAAAATAGGACACCTTTAACTGTAGCTGAGAAAACAGATAAGGATTATGTCGTATTACTTTCAGATTTTCATGATTCAACTAGTGATAAAATCATGAATAATCTAAAGAAAGAAGCTGACTATTATCAGAACCGTCGTGAAACTGTTTTTGATGTTTTTAAACAAATTAAAAAAGATGGTTTAAAAGCAACATGGCAAGACCGTTCGATGTGGAACCAGATGCGAATGCTCAAGACAGATATGTCTGATGTGACAAAATATACTTTTTTGATGAATGGTAAGACTCCAGAACAAAATTGGACTGGTAATTTTAAGACGGGTGAAAAAGTACGTCTTCGGTTTATTAATGCCTCAGCAATGTCATTCTTTGACGTCAGAATCCCTAACTTGAAAATGACGGTAGTCAGTGCAGATGGGCAACCAGTGAAACCTGTTCCGGTTGATGAATTCAGAATAGGGACGGCTGAAACGTATGATGTTATTGTAGAACCCAAACAATCAAATTATCAAATTGAAGCAGAATCAATTGATAGGAGTGGTTTTTCAGTTGGTTCCTTACATGATGAGAATACTCCTCCAATAAATCAAATCAAAATGCCGAAGTCACGTCCTCGTTCTTTATTAACTATGGAAGATATGGGGATGGGGCATGATATGTCTTCTATGGCGGGCATGAATCACGACATGTCTTCAATGAAAGGCATGGATCATGATATGTCGTCTATGACAGACAGCTCAAAAGATCAGTCAATGTCTGGAATGAACCATGACATGTCTTCAATGAAAGGCATGGATCACGATATGTCGTCTATGACAGACAGCTCAAAAGATCAGTCAATGTCTGGAATGAACCATGACATGTCTTCAATGAAAGGCATGGATCACGATATGTCGTCTATGACAGACAGCTCAAAAGATCAATCTATGTCAGGTATGAACCATGGCATGCAAATGACTACATCTAATGCACCTACACAAGAAAAGAATGGTGATGTTGTATATGGCTGGGCAAATGCTTCAACACCTGTTGGTCAAAAAGCACTTCAATATAGTGACTTACAATCTTTAAAGCCTCAACCAGATACTCGTGCCCCTGAACGTGAAATGGAAATCCGTCTTGGTGGGAACATGGAGCGCTATATTTGGACAATTAATGGTAAGAAGTTTAATGAAACAGAACCATTCAAAGTGAAATACGGGGAACGTATACGCTTGAAATTTGTGAATGACAGTATGATGGCTCACCCAATGCACTTGCACGGTATGTTTATGCAGCTTGAAAATGGTCAAGATCCAAGTAATATGCCAAATAAACACACGATCATTGTGCCACCGGGGAAAACAGTTACAACTTTACTTACTGCTGATGAATTGGGTGAATGGGCTATCCACTGCCATTTGTTATATCACATGGCAGCTGGAATGATGAACAAACTCATTGTGGCAAATGTAGATAGCAATGATGATGATACGAAAAGTATCGTTGCCCAACCTCAAACTAGCCATGAGGGAGTGAATCAACATGCACATCACTAA
- a CDS encoding heavy metal response regulator transcription factor, with protein sequence MRILLVEDEQKTGDYLKQGLSEAGYITDWVTDGLSGKHQALSEEYDLIILDVMLPKLDGWDIIYDIRKSGKTMPILFLSARDQIEDRVKGLDLGADDYLVKPFAFAELLARIKSLLRRGQQKEDSNLITIADLELDLRKRRVTRAGQRIDLTAKEFALMELFMRRRGEILPRTLIASQIWDMNFDSDTNVVEVAIKRLRSKIDSNFSPKLIQNIRGMGYVLEVEDDS encoded by the coding sequence ATGAGAATCTTACTAGTTGAAGATGAACAAAAAACCGGTGACTACCTTAAACAAGGTCTATCTGAAGCTGGGTATATAACGGATTGGGTAACGGATGGATTATCTGGTAAACATCAAGCGCTTTCCGAAGAATATGACCTCATCATTTTAGATGTGATGCTTCCAAAGCTAGATGGTTGGGATATCATTTATGATATCCGAAAAAGTGGCAAAACTATGCCTATTCTTTTTCTTTCAGCACGTGATCAAATTGAAGATCGTGTGAAAGGCTTGGATTTAGGTGCTGATGATTATCTAGTCAAGCCTTTTGCTTTTGCTGAGTTATTAGCACGAATTAAAAGCTTACTCCGACGGGGACAACAAAAAGAAGATAGTAACCTTATTACAATTGCTGATCTTGAACTTGATCTTCGTAAACGCCGCGTCACTCGCGCTGGGCAACGTATTGACTTAACAGCTAAAGAATTCGCGCTGATGGAATTATTTATGCGTAGACGTGGTGAGATATTACCTCGTACGCTCATTGCCTCTCAAATATGGGACATGAATTTTGATAGTGATACCAACGTTGTAGAAGTCGCTATCAAACGTTTGCGCAGTAAAATTGACAGTAATTTTAGCCCAAAGCTGATACAGAACATACGTGGAATGGGGTATGTTTTAGAGGTAGAAGATGACTCGTAA
- a CDS encoding cation transporter: MSGCGCNQESSCEDTKQKQNESKTDSCKIKDLATEESKSSCCDNEVQQEPTPDEKDSCGSKQSNSCCGPDTINLPEQVRGNESIVAFISDYSIPKMDCSTEEQMVRMTLSPLVDVKSLVFDLPNRNLKVLHNGESNEITAKLEALGFGAKLNKTEVYENKEQAQEASTFLIPKMDCSAEEQMVRMALSPLHEVKGLSFDLAQRQLVVFHTNGINEITTKLEALGFGAKLVETVKATGELPEAPDPTKQAKVLKLLLAINGVLFFIEFISGIIAESTGLIADSLDMFADAAVYGIALYVVGKAAKYQVKAAHFAGWIQLSLALVVIVDVIRRFILGSEPESSIMIIIAFCALIANVACLYLLTGHKNGGAHMKASWIFTANDVIVNMGVIFAGVLVTWTSSAYPDLIIGILVSLFVLNGARKILALK, encoded by the coding sequence ATGAGTGGTTGCGGTTGTAATCAAGAAAGTTCTTGTGAAGACACTAAGCAAAAACAAAATGAATCAAAAACAGATTCTTGTAAAATTAAAGATTTAGCTACAGAAGAAAGTAAAAGTTCTTGTTGCGATAATGAGGTACAGCAAGAACCTACCCCTGATGAAAAAGATTCCTGCGGTAGTAAGCAGTCGAATTCATGCTGTGGCCCAGATACTATAAATTTACCAGAGCAAGTTCGTGGCAATGAAAGTATAGTGGCTTTCATCAGTGACTATAGCATCCCGAAAATGGATTGTTCCACAGAGGAACAAATGGTTCGGATGACTTTATCTCCATTGGTAGATGTTAAGAGCTTGGTTTTTGATTTGCCGAATCGAAACCTAAAAGTTCTGCATAATGGTGAAAGTAATGAAATCACTGCAAAACTTGAAGCTCTTGGATTTGGGGCAAAATTAAATAAAACTGAAGTTTATGAAAATAAAGAACAAGCACAAGAAGCTAGTACTTTTCTGATTCCGAAGATGGATTGTTCGGCAGAAGAGCAAATGGTAAGAATGGCACTTTCTCCCTTGCATGAAGTTAAAGGTTTATCTTTTGATTTGGCGCAAAGACAGTTAGTTGTTTTCCATACCAATGGGATTAATGAAATTACCACAAAACTTGAAGCCCTTGGCTTTGGTGCAAAGCTTGTGGAAACGGTAAAAGCTACGGGGGAATTGCCTGAAGCACCTGATCCAACTAAGCAGGCGAAAGTACTAAAATTATTATTAGCGATCAATGGTGTTCTTTTTTTTATTGAATTCATAAGTGGCATTATCGCCGAATCTACAGGTCTTATTGCCGACTCTCTTGATATGTTTGCTGATGCTGCTGTTTATGGTATAGCACTTTATGTAGTAGGAAAAGCAGCTAAGTACCAAGTAAAAGCAGCTCATTTCGCTGGTTGGATTCAATTGTCATTAGCTCTTGTTGTTATTGTTGATGTGATTAGGCGCTTTATTCTAGGTAGTGAGCCTGAATCTAGCATAATGATTATTATTGCTTTCTGTGCACTTATTGCAAATGTTGCCTGTCTCTATTTATTGACAGGCCACAAAAATGGAGGTGCCCATATGAAAGCAAGTTGGATATTCACCGCAAATGATGTAATCGTTAATATGGGAGTCATTTTTGCCGGTGTACTTGTGACATGGACTAGCTCAGCTTACCCTGATTTGATTATTGGTATCCTCGTTTCATTGTTCGTGCTTAACGGCGCTAGAAAAATTTTGGCGTTGAAATAA
- a CDS encoding copper resistance protein B, with product MHITKQLYSKTILSVALIGLAGMAFANDNSTENLNKSTSSMSVLLRESGGLGYVERNTDQKSSNSKGSETLAFSQNHMNEHGGQIYQTTKFSNEWIVDKDGKGSLGSSFEALIGTDENRMFVEANMNKAESNDPKYDVSALYSRNVAPFWDVQAGVRYSEDKNNRNSNRIDGVIGLLGLAPYFFETKAYLYGGENNFWGASFDFDRDLLLTQKLITQPYIEADVVFNDNSDFASKTGLSELKTGIKTRYEITKRIRPFVDIAYQYEKGKKSTPFQEATDSEKGWLYGAGIELVF from the coding sequence ATGCACATCACTAAACAGTTATATTCAAAAACAATTTTATCTGTTGCTTTAATTGGCTTAGCGGGTATGGCATTTGCGAATGATAATTCGACTGAAAATCTAAATAAGAGTACGTCAAGTATGAGTGTGCTTTTACGCGAATCAGGCGGATTAGGCTATGTTGAACGTAATACTGATCAAAAGTCTTCAAACAGCAAAGGGTCTGAAACTTTAGCTTTTAGCCAAAATCATATGAACGAGCATGGTGGGCAAATTTATCAGACAACTAAATTTTCCAATGAGTGGATAGTTGATAAAGATGGAAAGGGCAGCTTAGGTTCGAGTTTCGAGGCATTGATTGGAACAGATGAAAATCGAATGTTTGTTGAAGCTAATATGAATAAAGCGGAGAGTAATGATCCCAAATATGATGTATCAGCTCTTTACAGTAGAAATGTTGCACCATTTTGGGATGTACAAGCTGGGGTAAGGTATAGTGAGGACAAAAATAACCGTAATAGTAATCGCATTGATGGCGTTATTGGATTATTAGGCCTTGCACCTTATTTCTTTGAGACAAAAGCCTACCTTTATGGTGGTGAAAATAATTTTTGGGGAGCTAGTTTTGATTTCGACCGTGATTTATTACTCACTCAAAAGTTGATTACTCAGCCATATATTGAAGCAGATGTTGTGTTTAATGATAATTCTGACTTTGCATCAAAGACGGGGTTGTCAGAATTGAAGACAGGTATTAAAACTCGTTATGAGATTACCAAACGTATCAGACCATTTGTTGATATAGCCTATCAATATGAGAAAGGAAAAAAATCAACTCCTTTTCAAGAAGCAACAGATTCTGAAAAGGGATGGCTATATGGTGCAGGTATTGAATTAGTTTTCTAA
- the cadR gene encoding Cd(II)/Pb(II)-responsive transcriptional regulator produces the protein MNLKIGELSQLSGCPVVTIRFYEKEALLLAPNRSEANYRLYNKDHLERLLFILNCRTLNMSLDEIKILLAYKDKPCGNCNSINILVDKHIHQLEQNIQKQIQLKQQLSDLRSKCSGFLEINYCKVLEGLSVSLK, from the coding sequence ATGAACTTAAAAATTGGTGAATTATCCCAGCTATCTGGTTGCCCTGTTGTTACAATACGATTTTATGAAAAAGAAGCTTTATTACTAGCCCCTAATCGTTCGGAAGCTAATTATCGACTTTATAACAAAGACCACTTAGAGCGGCTTCTATTTATTCTTAATTGCCGAACTTTGAATATGAGCTTGGACGAAATTAAAATTTTATTAGCATACAAAGACAAACCTTGTGGAAACTGTAATTCTATTAACATCTTAGTTGATAAACATATTCATCAATTAGAACAAAATATCCAAAAACAGATTCAGCTTAAGCAACAACTTTCTGATTTAAGAAGTAAATGCTCTGGTTTTTTGGAAATTAACTATTGTAAAGTACTTGAAGGGTTATCCGTAAGTTTAAAATAA
- a CDS encoding TolC family protein → MNFNKEKLSLKWGGCSIATICFFLSYGHAYAQPLTLDTALKLAEQYAPTLRANSAQIEGAENMVSASGILPNPKLFVGLDNYPVSGDAAWSVTQEGMTMKKIGIMQDFPNRAKRLAEIELAKAELGSANAQTEILRIELRQKVASVWLKRFYLERKLALYDDLLSENGLLFQITQTQVTSGRTMVTNAISPKLDKTVLLDQKDDLLRDLNKAKLELHRLISADSSRTTEIESLPSQEPVINFDTSRLYHHLHQLPELKAFQAERQTAEAKLKQAQALQKPDWGIELAYQHRAPEFGDMIGVQLTTELPIFSKKRSGPLIQAALAEQNRITADQEIKYRDHLTMLDEGLSDLKALERQIQRTVQSTLPLAKEKVTLQLASYQAGKANLSDVIETRQALLNQRLRLIDLQQQQAIIKAQLYFSFVEPTLNHAEESR, encoded by the coding sequence ATGAACTTTAATAAAGAAAAGCTGTCCCTAAAATGGGGTGGATGCTCAATTGCGACGATCTGTTTTTTCTTGAGTTATGGTCATGCTTATGCCCAGCCATTGACTTTGGATACAGCATTGAAGCTTGCTGAGCAATATGCACCTACTCTAAGGGCCAATAGTGCTCAGATTGAAGGCGCTGAGAATATGGTTTCAGCTTCCGGTATCTTACCCAATCCTAAACTGTTTGTTGGCTTAGATAATTACCCCGTGTCTGGCGATGCCGCATGGTCAGTCACACAAGAAGGCATGACGATGAAAAAGATTGGCATCATGCAAGATTTTCCAAATCGTGCCAAAAGATTGGCCGAAATAGAATTAGCAAAAGCTGAATTGGGTTCAGCTAATGCTCAGACAGAAATTCTTCGTATTGAGTTACGTCAAAAAGTAGCATCGGTATGGCTTAAGCGTTTTTATCTTGAGCGTAAACTGGCCTTATATGATGACCTTCTTTCAGAAAATGGATTGTTATTCCAGATTACGCAGACACAGGTTACATCTGGTCGGACTATGGTTACTAATGCGATTTCCCCTAAGCTGGACAAAACGGTTTTACTTGATCAAAAAGATGATTTACTTCGAGATTTAAATAAAGCAAAGCTAGAATTACACCGATTAATCAGTGCGGATTCTAGTCGTACAACTGAAATAGAAAGTTTGCCTAGCCAAGAACCTGTAATTAATTTTGATACATCACGTTTATATCATCATCTGCATCAACTTCCTGAATTGAAAGCATTTCAAGCAGAAAGGCAAACTGCTGAAGCCAAACTTAAGCAAGCCCAAGCCCTTCAAAAACCAGATTGGGGTATTGAGCTTGCCTATCAGCATCGTGCTCCTGAATTTGGAGATATGATTGGTGTACAACTGACAACAGAACTACCAATATTTTCAAAAAAACGTAGTGGTCCGCTCATTCAGGCAGCATTAGCTGAACAAAATCGGATTACAGCAGATCAGGAGATAAAATACCGCGACCATCTCACCATGTTAGATGAGGGGCTATCGGATTTAAAAGCTCTTGAAAGACAAATCCAACGTACCGTTCAAAGTACACTTCCTTTGGCTAAAGAAAAAGTAACTTTACAGTTAGCAAGTTATCAGGCTGGTAAAGCCAATTTGTCAGATGTCATTGAGACACGACAAGCATTACTAAATCAGCGATTACGTCTCATCGATTTACAACAACAGCAAGCAATTATCAAAGCCCAGCTCTATTTTTCTTTTGTAGAACCCACCTTAAACCATGCTGAGGAGTCAAGATAA